In a single window of the Rattus norvegicus strain BN/NHsdMcwi chromosome 6, GRCr8, whole genome shotgun sequence genome:
- the Zfyve21 gene encoding zinc finger FYVE domain-containing protein 21 isoform 1 (isoform 1 is encoded by transcript variant 1), translated as MSSGVAARCDAKKLVRSPSGLRMVPEHRAFGSPFGLEEPQWVPDKECPRCMQCDAKFDFITRKHHCRRCGKCFCDRCCSQKVPLRRMCFVDPVRQCADCALVSHREAEFYDKQLKVLVSGATFLVTFGDSEKPETMVCRLSNNQRCLILDGDSHHEIEIAHVCTVQILTEGFTPGAGSTRATGMFLQYTVPGAEAAAQLRLMAGEDASGSKRQAAAWLAAMHKATKLLYESRDQ; from the exons ATGTCCTCGGGGGTGGCCGCGCGTTGCGACGCCAAGAAGCTTGTGCGCTCGCCCAGTGGCCTGCGCATGGTGCCGGAGCACCGCGCCTTCGGAAGCCCTTTCGGCTTGGAGGAACCGCAGTGGGTTCCGGACAAGGAG TGTCCAAGATGTATGCAGTGTGATGCCAAGTTTGACTTTATCACCAGAAAG CATCACTGCCGCCGCTGTGGGAAATGCTTCTGCGACAGGTGTTGCAGCCAGAAGGTGCCACTTCGGCGCATGTGCTTCGTGGACCCAGTGCGTCAGTGCGCTGACTGTGCCCTGGTGTCCCATCGAGAGGCTGAGTTCTATGACAAGCAGCTTAAGGTGCTTGTAAGCG GAGCTACCTTCCTTGTTACTTTTGGGGACTCAGAGAAGCCTGAGACCATGGTTTGTCGTCTTTCCAACAACCAGAG ATGCTTGATTCTGGATGGAGACAGCCATCATGAAATTGAgattgcacatgtgtgtactgtCCAGATTCTCACAGAAGGCTTCACTCCTGGAG CAGGCAGCACTCGAGCCACAGGCATGTTCCTGCAGTACACAGTGCCAGGGGCAGAGGCTGCAGCACAGCTGAGGCTGATGGCTGGAGAAGACGCAAGCGGCAGCAAGAGGCAGGCGGCAGCATGGCTGGCAGCCATGCACAAG GCTACCAAGCTCCTCTATGAATCACGAGACCAGTAA
- the Zfyve21 gene encoding zinc finger FYVE domain-containing protein 21 isoform 3 (isoform 3 is encoded by transcript variant 3), whose protein sequence is MSSGVAARCDAKKLVRSPSGLRMVPEHRAFGSPFGLEEPQWVPDKECPRCMQCDAKFDFITRKHHCRRCGKCFCDRCCSQKVPLRRMCFVDPVRQCADCALVSHREAEFYDKQLKVLVSGATFLVTFGDSEKPETMVCRLSNNQRCLILDGDSHHEIEIAHVCTVQILTEGFTPGGSTRATGMFLQYTVPGAEAAAQLRLMAGEDASGSKRQAAAWLAAMHKATKLLYESRDQ, encoded by the exons ATGTCCTCGGGGGTGGCCGCGCGTTGCGACGCCAAGAAGCTTGTGCGCTCGCCCAGTGGCCTGCGCATGGTGCCGGAGCACCGCGCCTTCGGAAGCCCTTTCGGCTTGGAGGAACCGCAGTGGGTTCCGGACAAGGAG TGTCCAAGATGTATGCAGTGTGATGCCAAGTTTGACTTTATCACCAGAAAG CATCACTGCCGCCGCTGTGGGAAATGCTTCTGCGACAGGTGTTGCAGCCAGAAGGTGCCACTTCGGCGCATGTGCTTCGTGGACCCAGTGCGTCAGTGCGCTGACTGTGCCCTGGTGTCCCATCGAGAGGCTGAGTTCTATGACAAGCAGCTTAAGGTGCTTGTAAGCG GAGCTACCTTCCTTGTTACTTTTGGGGACTCAGAGAAGCCTGAGACCATGGTTTGTCGTCTTTCCAACAACCAGAG ATGCTTGATTCTGGATGGAGACAGCCATCATGAAATTGAgattgcacatgtgtgtactgtCCAGATTCTCACAGAAGGCTTCACTCCTGGAG GCAGCACTCGAGCCACAGGCATGTTCCTGCAGTACACAGTGCCAGGGGCAGAGGCTGCAGCACAGCTGAGGCTGATGGCTGGAGAAGACGCAAGCGGCAGCAAGAGGCAGGCGGCAGCATGGCTGGCAGCCATGCACAAG GCTACCAAGCTCCTCTATGAATCACGAGACCAGTAA
- the Zfyve21 gene encoding zinc finger FYVE domain-containing protein 21 isoform X5, with protein MSSGVAARCDAKKLVRSPSGLRMVPEHRAFGSPFGLEEPQWVPDKECPRCMQCDAKFDFITRKHHCRRCGKCFCDRCCSQKVPLRRMCFVDPVRQCADCALVSHREAEFYDKQLKVLVSGATFLVTFGDSEKPETMVCRLSNNQRCLILDGDSHHEIEIAHVCTVQILTEGFTPGEKDIHTYSSLLGSLPASEGSTRATGMFLQYTVPGAEAAAQLRLMAGEDASGSKRQAAAWLAAMHKATKLLYESRDQ; from the exons ATGTCCTCGGGGGTGGCCGCGCGTTGCGACGCCAAGAAGCTTGTGCGCTCGCCCAGTGGCCTGCGCATGGTGCCGGAGCACCGCGCCTTCGGAAGCCCTTTCGGCTTGGAGGAACCGCAGTGGGTTCCGGACAAGGAG TGTCCAAGATGTATGCAGTGTGATGCCAAGTTTGACTTTATCACCAGAAAG CATCACTGCCGCCGCTGTGGGAAATGCTTCTGCGACAGGTGTTGCAGCCAGAAGGTGCCACTTCGGCGCATGTGCTTCGTGGACCCAGTGCGTCAGTGCGCTGACTGTGCCCTGGTGTCCCATCGAGAGGCTGAGTTCTATGACAAGCAGCTTAAGGTGCTTGTAAGCG GAGCTACCTTCCTTGTTACTTTTGGGGACTCAGAGAAGCCTGAGACCATGGTTTGTCGTCTTTCCAACAACCAGAG ATGCTTGATTCTGGATGGAGACAGCCATCATGAAATTGAgattgcacatgtgtgtactgtCCAGATTCTCACAGAAGGCTTCACTCCTGGAG AAAAAGACATTCACACTTACAGCAGCCTCCTGGGGAGCCTGCCTGCCTCTGAAG GCAGCACTCGAGCCACAGGCATGTTCCTGCAGTACACAGTGCCAGGGGCAGAGGCTGCAGCACAGCTGAGGCTGATGGCTGGAGAAGACGCAAGCGGCAGCAAGAGGCAGGCGGCAGCATGGCTGGCAGCCATGCACAAG GCTACCAAGCTCCTCTATGAATCACGAGACCAGTAA
- the Zfyve21 gene encoding zinc finger FYVE domain-containing protein 21 isoform 2 (isoform 2 is encoded by transcript variant 2), with protein sequence MSSGVAARCDAKKLVRSPSGLRMVPEHRAFGSPFGLEEPQWVPDKECPRCMQCDAKFDFITRKHHCRRCGKCFCDRCCSQKVPLRRMCFVDPVRQCADCALVSHREAEFYDKQLKVLVSGATFLVTFGDSEKPETMVCRLSNNQRCLILDGDSHHEIEIAHVCTVQILTEGFTPGAGSTRATGMFLQYTVPGAEAAAQLRLMAGEDASGSKRQAAAWLAAMHKVGLQRPKPSK encoded by the exons ATGTCCTCGGGGGTGGCCGCGCGTTGCGACGCCAAGAAGCTTGTGCGCTCGCCCAGTGGCCTGCGCATGGTGCCGGAGCACCGCGCCTTCGGAAGCCCTTTCGGCTTGGAGGAACCGCAGTGGGTTCCGGACAAGGAG TGTCCAAGATGTATGCAGTGTGATGCCAAGTTTGACTTTATCACCAGAAAG CATCACTGCCGCCGCTGTGGGAAATGCTTCTGCGACAGGTGTTGCAGCCAGAAGGTGCCACTTCGGCGCATGTGCTTCGTGGACCCAGTGCGTCAGTGCGCTGACTGTGCCCTGGTGTCCCATCGAGAGGCTGAGTTCTATGACAAGCAGCTTAAGGTGCTTGTAAGCG GAGCTACCTTCCTTGTTACTTTTGGGGACTCAGAGAAGCCTGAGACCATGGTTTGTCGTCTTTCCAACAACCAGAG ATGCTTGATTCTGGATGGAGACAGCCATCATGAAATTGAgattgcacatgtgtgtactgtCCAGATTCTCACAGAAGGCTTCACTCCTGGAG CAGGCAGCACTCGAGCCACAGGCATGTTCCTGCAGTACACAGTGCCAGGGGCAGAGGCTGCAGCACAGCTGAGGCTGATGGCTGGAGAAGACGCAAGCGGCAGCAAGAGGCAGGCGGCAGCATGGCTGGCAGCCATGCACAAG GTTGGCCTGCAGCGTCCTAAGCCTTCCAAGTGA
- the Zfyve21 gene encoding zinc finger FYVE domain-containing protein 21 isoform X6 — MSSGVAARCDAKKLVRSPSGLRMVPEHRAFGSPFGLEEPQWVPDKECPRCMQCDAKFDFITRKHHCRRCGKCFCDRCCSQKVPLRRMCFVDPVRQCADCALVSHREAEFYDKQLKVLVSGATFLVTFGDSEKPETMVCRLSNNQRCLILDGDSHHEIEIAHVCTVQILTEGFTPGVEKDIHTYSSLLGSLPASEGSTRATGMFLQYTVPGAEAAAQLRLMAGEDASGSKRQAAAWLAAMHKVGLQRPKPSK, encoded by the exons ATGTCCTCGGGGGTGGCCGCGCGTTGCGACGCCAAGAAGCTTGTGCGCTCGCCCAGTGGCCTGCGCATGGTGCCGGAGCACCGCGCCTTCGGAAGCCCTTTCGGCTTGGAGGAACCGCAGTGGGTTCCGGACAAGGAG TGTCCAAGATGTATGCAGTGTGATGCCAAGTTTGACTTTATCACCAGAAAG CATCACTGCCGCCGCTGTGGGAAATGCTTCTGCGACAGGTGTTGCAGCCAGAAGGTGCCACTTCGGCGCATGTGCTTCGTGGACCCAGTGCGTCAGTGCGCTGACTGTGCCCTGGTGTCCCATCGAGAGGCTGAGTTCTATGACAAGCAGCTTAAGGTGCTTGTAAGCG GAGCTACCTTCCTTGTTACTTTTGGGGACTCAGAGAAGCCTGAGACCATGGTTTGTCGTCTTTCCAACAACCAGAG ATGCTTGATTCTGGATGGAGACAGCCATCATGAAATTGAgattgcacatgtgtgtactgtCCAGATTCTCACAGAAGGCTTCACTCCTGGAG TAGAAAAAGACATTCACACTTACAGCAGCCTCCTGGGGAGCCTGCCTGCCTCTGAAG GCAGCACTCGAGCCACAGGCATGTTCCTGCAGTACACAGTGCCAGGGGCAGAGGCTGCAGCACAGCTGAGGCTGATGGCTGGAGAAGACGCAAGCGGCAGCAAGAGGCAGGCGGCAGCATGGCTGGCAGCCATGCACAAG GTTGGCCTGCAGCGTCCTAAGCCTTCCAAGTGA
- the Zfyve21 gene encoding zinc finger FYVE domain-containing protein 21 isofrm 4 (isofrm 4 is encoded by transcript variant 4): MSSGVAARCDAKKLVRSPSGLRMVPEHRAFGSPFGLEEPQWVPDKECPRCMQCDAKFDFITRKHHCRRCGKCFCDRCCSQKVPLRRMCFVDPVRQCADCALVSHREAEFYDKQLKVLVSGATFLVTFGDSEKPETMVCRLSNNQRCLILDGDSHHEIEIAHVCTVQILTEGFTPGGSTRATGMFLQYTVPGAEAAAQLRLMAGEDASGSKRQAAAWLAAMHKVGLQRPKPSK, from the exons ATGTCCTCGGGGGTGGCCGCGCGTTGCGACGCCAAGAAGCTTGTGCGCTCGCCCAGTGGCCTGCGCATGGTGCCGGAGCACCGCGCCTTCGGAAGCCCTTTCGGCTTGGAGGAACCGCAGTGGGTTCCGGACAAGGAG TGTCCAAGATGTATGCAGTGTGATGCCAAGTTTGACTTTATCACCAGAAAG CATCACTGCCGCCGCTGTGGGAAATGCTTCTGCGACAGGTGTTGCAGCCAGAAGGTGCCACTTCGGCGCATGTGCTTCGTGGACCCAGTGCGTCAGTGCGCTGACTGTGCCCTGGTGTCCCATCGAGAGGCTGAGTTCTATGACAAGCAGCTTAAGGTGCTTGTAAGCG GAGCTACCTTCCTTGTTACTTTTGGGGACTCAGAGAAGCCTGAGACCATGGTTTGTCGTCTTTCCAACAACCAGAG ATGCTTGATTCTGGATGGAGACAGCCATCATGAAATTGAgattgcacatgtgtgtactgtCCAGATTCTCACAGAAGGCTTCACTCCTGGAG GCAGCACTCGAGCCACAGGCATGTTCCTGCAGTACACAGTGCCAGGGGCAGAGGCTGCAGCACAGCTGAGGCTGATGGCTGGAGAAGACGCAAGCGGCAGCAAGAGGCAGGCGGCAGCATGGCTGGCAGCCATGCACAAG GTTGGCCTGCAGCGTCCTAAGCCTTCCAAGTGA
- the Zfyve21 gene encoding zinc finger FYVE domain-containing protein 21 isoform X1, with product MSSGVAARCDAKKLVRSPSGLRMVPEHRAFGSPFGLEEPQWVPDKECPRCMQCDAKFDFITRKHHCRRCGKCFCDRCCSQKVPLRRMCFVDPVRQCADCALVSHREAEFYDKQLKVLVSGATFLVTFGDSEKPETMVCRLSNNQRCLILDGDSHHEIEIAHVCTVQILTEGFTPGVEKDIHTYSSLLGSLPASEAGSTRATGMFLQYTVPGAEAAAQLRLMAGEDASGSKRQAAAWLAAMHKATKLLYESRDQ from the exons ATGTCCTCGGGGGTGGCCGCGCGTTGCGACGCCAAGAAGCTTGTGCGCTCGCCCAGTGGCCTGCGCATGGTGCCGGAGCACCGCGCCTTCGGAAGCCCTTTCGGCTTGGAGGAACCGCAGTGGGTTCCGGACAAGGAG TGTCCAAGATGTATGCAGTGTGATGCCAAGTTTGACTTTATCACCAGAAAG CATCACTGCCGCCGCTGTGGGAAATGCTTCTGCGACAGGTGTTGCAGCCAGAAGGTGCCACTTCGGCGCATGTGCTTCGTGGACCCAGTGCGTCAGTGCGCTGACTGTGCCCTGGTGTCCCATCGAGAGGCTGAGTTCTATGACAAGCAGCTTAAGGTGCTTGTAAGCG GAGCTACCTTCCTTGTTACTTTTGGGGACTCAGAGAAGCCTGAGACCATGGTTTGTCGTCTTTCCAACAACCAGAG ATGCTTGATTCTGGATGGAGACAGCCATCATGAAATTGAgattgcacatgtgtgtactgtCCAGATTCTCACAGAAGGCTTCACTCCTGGAG TAGAAAAAGACATTCACACTTACAGCAGCCTCCTGGGGAGCCTGCCTGCCTCTGAAG CAGGCAGCACTCGAGCCACAGGCATGTTCCTGCAGTACACAGTGCCAGGGGCAGAGGCTGCAGCACAGCTGAGGCTGATGGCTGGAGAAGACGCAAGCGGCAGCAAGAGGCAGGCGGCAGCATGGCTGGCAGCCATGCACAAG GCTACCAAGCTCCTCTATGAATCACGAGACCAGTAA
- the Zfyve21 gene encoding zinc finger FYVE domain-containing protein 21 isoform X2 gives MSSGVAARCDAKKLVRSPSGLRMVPEHRAFGSPFGLEEPQWVPDKECPRCMQCDAKFDFITRKHHCRRCGKCFCDRCCSQKVPLRRMCFVDPVRQCADCALVSHREAEFYDKQLKVLVSGATFLVTFGDSEKPETMVCRLSNNQRCLILDGDSHHEIEIAHVCTVQILTEGFTPGEKDIHTYSSLLGSLPASEAGSTRATGMFLQYTVPGAEAAAQLRLMAGEDASGSKRQAAAWLAAMHKATKLLYESRDQ, from the exons ATGTCCTCGGGGGTGGCCGCGCGTTGCGACGCCAAGAAGCTTGTGCGCTCGCCCAGTGGCCTGCGCATGGTGCCGGAGCACCGCGCCTTCGGAAGCCCTTTCGGCTTGGAGGAACCGCAGTGGGTTCCGGACAAGGAG TGTCCAAGATGTATGCAGTGTGATGCCAAGTTTGACTTTATCACCAGAAAG CATCACTGCCGCCGCTGTGGGAAATGCTTCTGCGACAGGTGTTGCAGCCAGAAGGTGCCACTTCGGCGCATGTGCTTCGTGGACCCAGTGCGTCAGTGCGCTGACTGTGCCCTGGTGTCCCATCGAGAGGCTGAGTTCTATGACAAGCAGCTTAAGGTGCTTGTAAGCG GAGCTACCTTCCTTGTTACTTTTGGGGACTCAGAGAAGCCTGAGACCATGGTTTGTCGTCTTTCCAACAACCAGAG ATGCTTGATTCTGGATGGAGACAGCCATCATGAAATTGAgattgcacatgtgtgtactgtCCAGATTCTCACAGAAGGCTTCACTCCTGGAG AAAAAGACATTCACACTTACAGCAGCCTCCTGGGGAGCCTGCCTGCCTCTGAAG CAGGCAGCACTCGAGCCACAGGCATGTTCCTGCAGTACACAGTGCCAGGGGCAGAGGCTGCAGCACAGCTGAGGCTGATGGCTGGAGAAGACGCAAGCGGCAGCAAGAGGCAGGCGGCAGCATGGCTGGCAGCCATGCACAAG GCTACCAAGCTCCTCTATGAATCACGAGACCAGTAA
- the Zfyve21 gene encoding zinc finger FYVE domain-containing protein 21 isoform X7 has translation MSSGVAARCDAKKLVRSPSGLRMVPEHRAFGSPFGLEEPQWVPDKECPRCMQCDAKFDFITRKHHCRRCGKCFCDRCCSQKVPLRRMCFVDPVRQCADCALVSHREAEFYDKQLKVLVSGATFLVTFGDSEKPETMVCRLSNNQRCLILDGDSHHEIEIAHVCTVQILTEGFTPGEKDIHTYSSLLGSLPASEGSTRATGMFLQYTVPGAEAAAQLRLMAGEDASGSKRQAAAWLAAMHKVGLQRPKPSK, from the exons ATGTCCTCGGGGGTGGCCGCGCGTTGCGACGCCAAGAAGCTTGTGCGCTCGCCCAGTGGCCTGCGCATGGTGCCGGAGCACCGCGCCTTCGGAAGCCCTTTCGGCTTGGAGGAACCGCAGTGGGTTCCGGACAAGGAG TGTCCAAGATGTATGCAGTGTGATGCCAAGTTTGACTTTATCACCAGAAAG CATCACTGCCGCCGCTGTGGGAAATGCTTCTGCGACAGGTGTTGCAGCCAGAAGGTGCCACTTCGGCGCATGTGCTTCGTGGACCCAGTGCGTCAGTGCGCTGACTGTGCCCTGGTGTCCCATCGAGAGGCTGAGTTCTATGACAAGCAGCTTAAGGTGCTTGTAAGCG GAGCTACCTTCCTTGTTACTTTTGGGGACTCAGAGAAGCCTGAGACCATGGTTTGTCGTCTTTCCAACAACCAGAG ATGCTTGATTCTGGATGGAGACAGCCATCATGAAATTGAgattgcacatgtgtgtactgtCCAGATTCTCACAGAAGGCTTCACTCCTGGAG AAAAAGACATTCACACTTACAGCAGCCTCCTGGGGAGCCTGCCTGCCTCTGAAG GCAGCACTCGAGCCACAGGCATGTTCCTGCAGTACACAGTGCCAGGGGCAGAGGCTGCAGCACAGCTGAGGCTGATGGCTGGAGAAGACGCAAGCGGCAGCAAGAGGCAGGCGGCAGCATGGCTGGCAGCCATGCACAAG GTTGGCCTGCAGCGTCCTAAGCCTTCCAAGTGA
- the Zfyve21 gene encoding zinc finger FYVE domain-containing protein 21 isoform X4, translating to MSSGVAARCDAKKLVRSPSGLRMVPEHRAFGSPFGLEEPQWVPDKECPRCMQCDAKFDFITRKHHCRRCGKCFCDRCCSQKVPLRRMCFVDPVRQCADCALVSHREAEFYDKQLKVLVSGATFLVTFGDSEKPETMVCRLSNNQRCLILDGDSHHEIEIAHVCTVQILTEGFTPGVEKDIHTYSSLLGSLPASEAGSTRATGMFLQYTVPGAEAAAQLRLMAGEDASGSKRQAAAWLAAMHKVGLQRPKPSK from the exons ATGTCCTCGGGGGTGGCCGCGCGTTGCGACGCCAAGAAGCTTGTGCGCTCGCCCAGTGGCCTGCGCATGGTGCCGGAGCACCGCGCCTTCGGAAGCCCTTTCGGCTTGGAGGAACCGCAGTGGGTTCCGGACAAGGAG TGTCCAAGATGTATGCAGTGTGATGCCAAGTTTGACTTTATCACCAGAAAG CATCACTGCCGCCGCTGTGGGAAATGCTTCTGCGACAGGTGTTGCAGCCAGAAGGTGCCACTTCGGCGCATGTGCTTCGTGGACCCAGTGCGTCAGTGCGCTGACTGTGCCCTGGTGTCCCATCGAGAGGCTGAGTTCTATGACAAGCAGCTTAAGGTGCTTGTAAGCG GAGCTACCTTCCTTGTTACTTTTGGGGACTCAGAGAAGCCTGAGACCATGGTTTGTCGTCTTTCCAACAACCAGAG ATGCTTGATTCTGGATGGAGACAGCCATCATGAAATTGAgattgcacatgtgtgtactgtCCAGATTCTCACAGAAGGCTTCACTCCTGGAG TAGAAAAAGACATTCACACTTACAGCAGCCTCCTGGGGAGCCTGCCTGCCTCTGAAG CAGGCAGCACTCGAGCCACAGGCATGTTCCTGCAGTACACAGTGCCAGGGGCAGAGGCTGCAGCACAGCTGAGGCTGATGGCTGGAGAAGACGCAAGCGGCAGCAAGAGGCAGGCGGCAGCATGGCTGGCAGCCATGCACAAG GTTGGCCTGCAGCGTCCTAAGCCTTCCAAGTGA
- the Zfyve21 gene encoding zinc finger FYVE domain-containing protein 21 isoform X3, with the protein MSSGVAARCDAKKLVRSPSGLRMVPEHRAFGSPFGLEEPQWVPDKECPRCMQCDAKFDFITRKHHCRRCGKCFCDRCCSQKVPLRRMCFVDPVRQCADCALVSHREAEFYDKQLKVLVSGATFLVTFGDSEKPETMVCRLSNNQRCLILDGDSHHEIEIAHVCTVQILTEGFTPGVEKDIHTYSSLLGSLPASEGSTRATGMFLQYTVPGAEAAAQLRLMAGEDASGSKRQAAAWLAAMHKATKLLYESRDQ; encoded by the exons ATGTCCTCGGGGGTGGCCGCGCGTTGCGACGCCAAGAAGCTTGTGCGCTCGCCCAGTGGCCTGCGCATGGTGCCGGAGCACCGCGCCTTCGGAAGCCCTTTCGGCTTGGAGGAACCGCAGTGGGTTCCGGACAAGGAG TGTCCAAGATGTATGCAGTGTGATGCCAAGTTTGACTTTATCACCAGAAAG CATCACTGCCGCCGCTGTGGGAAATGCTTCTGCGACAGGTGTTGCAGCCAGAAGGTGCCACTTCGGCGCATGTGCTTCGTGGACCCAGTGCGTCAGTGCGCTGACTGTGCCCTGGTGTCCCATCGAGAGGCTGAGTTCTATGACAAGCAGCTTAAGGTGCTTGTAAGCG GAGCTACCTTCCTTGTTACTTTTGGGGACTCAGAGAAGCCTGAGACCATGGTTTGTCGTCTTTCCAACAACCAGAG ATGCTTGATTCTGGATGGAGACAGCCATCATGAAATTGAgattgcacatgtgtgtactgtCCAGATTCTCACAGAAGGCTTCACTCCTGGAG TAGAAAAAGACATTCACACTTACAGCAGCCTCCTGGGGAGCCTGCCTGCCTCTGAAG GCAGCACTCGAGCCACAGGCATGTTCCTGCAGTACACAGTGCCAGGGGCAGAGGCTGCAGCACAGCTGAGGCTGATGGCTGGAGAAGACGCAAGCGGCAGCAAGAGGCAGGCGGCAGCATGGCTGGCAGCCATGCACAAG GCTACCAAGCTCCTCTATGAATCACGAGACCAGTAA